The genomic stretch GATCATGGCGGACCGAATCGGATTCATCGGACTGGGTACGATGGGCTTGCCGATGGCGACGAACCTGGCGAAGGGCGGCGTCCTTCTCGTGGTGCACGACGCGAGCCCCGCGGCCCTGGCCGCCGCCGGGCGGCTGCCCGGCGCGACGGTCGCGCGCTCGGTCGCGCAGGTCGCGGCGGAGAGCGCGGTGGTGTTCACCTGCCTGCCCAACGACGCCATCGTGCGCGAGGTCTATCTGGGTGACCGCGGCGTCGCCTCGGCCGCCAAGGCCGGGCTGGTCACCTGCGACTGCTCCACGGTCAGCCCGGACGTGACGATCGCCCTGCACGCCGCGCTGAAGAGCCGGGGTGTCGATCACATGGACACGCCGATGCTCGGCTCACAGCCGCAGGCCGTCGAGGGCCAGATCTTCTTCATCGTCGGCGGCGAGGCCGCGCGCGTGCCCACCATCGCGCCCTACCTGGAGATCATGGGGAAGATGCACATGTACGTCGGGGGCCCCAGCATGGCGAACCGGGTGAAGCTGATCCACAACGGGCTCGCCGCGGTGACCTCGGTGGCGGTGGCGGAGGCACTCGCGGTCTGCGTGCAGTCCGGGGTCGATCCCATGACCTTCTACGACGTGGTGCGCAACGGC from Candidatus Methylomirabilota bacterium encodes the following:
- a CDS encoding NAD(P)-dependent oxidoreductase, translating into MADRIGFIGLGTMGLPMATNLAKGGVLLVVHDASPAALAAAGRLPGATVARSVAQVAAESAVVFTCLPNDAIVREVYLGDRGVASAAKAGLVTCDCSTVSPDVTIALHAALKSRGVDHMDTPMLGSQPQAVEGQIFFIVGGEAARVPTIAPYLEIMGKMHMYVGGPSMANRVKLIHNGLAAVTSVAVAEALAVCVQSGVDPMTFYDVVRNGGGMAYGTYFDRRAKRIFEGEFSPTFMLELMRKDVTLALDLARSVQVPSPILEETKRSYDEALDSGWGREDFSAVTHVVEKRIGRRLSGK